From the genome of Perognathus longimembris pacificus isolate PPM17 chromosome 19, ASM2315922v1, whole genome shotgun sequence:
GATCATACTCATGAGTTgacaaaaaaatttcaaaatcaaaGATACAGTTCTAGGATGTTAGTACAGATGAAAATTGGTCCCCTGTGCTTTGCTGTTCTGGAAGGCTAACAGTTAACCAATCTCTAGGATCACAAAAAATAAGTGAGACGAAGCTAATGGGAAAAGCCTCAGCCATAATTTAGTTCCCAGCAGGAACTGCCAGCAATTATTTATTAAGATTTCCTATTTATAGTATTAGGGCAACATGTTCTAACTGGGTTTGCAATGATAAGTACCCTCAATCAATAAACAAACATGTATATAATAAATCAACATATGAATATCTTTAAGTAACATTTGGAAATACATCTGACAGTTTCAAATAGTTGGCAGAAAAgaagtgtaggggctggggatacagcctagtggcaagagtgcttgcctcgtatacatgaagccctgggttcgattcctcagcaccacatatatagaaaatggacagaagtggcgctgtggctcaagtggcagagtgctagccttgagcaaaaagaagccagggacagtgctcaggccctgagtccaagccccaggattgccaaaaaaaaaaaaagaaaagaagtgtaaACACAGTTTGGAGCTCTTCTTTCCCTGTGTGAGTGACAGCTTTAGGTTCTCAGAACTGCTTAACCTGAAGAACCTCATCAAGGGGGACTGTATTAGAACACAGTATGACTGCTTAATAAATAACATACTGATTAAATCTGAGTTAGGATGAAGCATACTACCTATCCATCTAGCTCTTGCCACATAACTGCTTGCAAAACTGCCCATTTTTGCTGAACAACTATGCAACTCATTACACTGGATACAGACAAGAAAACCTCCAAAGGCAATTTTCCTAAGAAGATTACCTATGTATTTCTTATAGATCCAGCAGTAGTTTCATCTGGCTAGCCAGAAGCCTAATGAATGTGTCTTTCACATCAGGTTCCTCCATATGAACTGAAGGGCAAAGAAGAGAACTGCCAAACTGTGAGCTTCAAAATAAATGCTCACAGTGCCCTCTGCTGGACACACTTTGTCACTGATTTGGGGAATCATCTAATTGCTAATTTTACTGAAGACCAATCAATCTGAGGATTTAgatttaaaatattctatttgTTTGAAAACAGATTAAATAAGACAGCAGGGATCACTAAATATCACTAAGCTCTATATAAAATCCTTTCCACATTGGCTTCAAGCATACTCAATGAGGTTTCTGAATGGTAAATTTGTTCAGAGATAAACAGCTGATGAAACACAGTTGATACATTTTTGTAGTGTGCAAAGATCCTCTAATTTCTCAGAGTTGCTACAAAAGCCATGGAAACAGTAAGAAGGCACAGAAGCAAATCAAGCAAGTGTCAAATCTCACTGTATACAAGACTAATTAAACAATGCATGGCTATTAAAATCTGAAATAGaagtataaaaaaattaaaaaccctttTGTCAGTCAAGATGGAAGAACTTTCAAGATACCGGTGATTTTTTTATGGGCTTAGAAATCTGTTTTGTCCTCTTGAAATACACACATTCCAACTGTAATTTGTACTTAAAGATATTCTTGCCAGTGGCTCTCCAGCTTCTCGAGGTCACATATGAACTCAATGAACCATAGCCTTTCCCTAGAAAAACAGGCtctcatgggggggtggggggggggacagagcctagtgagttggggggaggggagctgggaatatggctgagtggtagagtgctcgcctcatatacatgaagccctgggttcgaatcctcagcaccacatatatagaaaaagctggaagtggcactgtggctcaagtggcagagtgctagccttgagcaaaaagaagccagggacagtgctcaggccctgagttcaagccctaggactggcaaaaaacaaaccaaaacaaagaagttTTGGGTTTCAGAGTTTTACTTTGCTACTTCCAAGTCTATGTCAGAGTAGCCTGCAGTTATCTTGTACTTTAAATCCATAACTAATAACTACACCTACAACTGTGAGCAAAGAAACCTAAAATCTAAAACTAAATAACCTTCCAACTCATCTCAGCTACCTTCTTCTTTGACTAGATGTCACAGAGGCAAAGCCATCTTCTACATGGACCAAGATGGTAAAAGAGACAAATGTGATTCTAAATCATCATTACTCAATGCTTGCCTTTTCCTTTATTACTACAGGCCCAGGGGAATCAACTTCACCTTTTCGAAATTGCCCCACCCTCTCCATAAATGAAATTTATCTGGTTCTTATGTATCTGAGACTCTCTGAAAGGAACATGAAAGTAATGGCAAGTTAGATATGAGGAGTAACTCTCAATGTTCTATACCCAGCAGGGTAACTGTGGTTGACAACCATCATTTCAAAACTGCTGGTAGGAATATACTCATGCTCCCAACACAAAGATGTCTGAAGTGACAGGCGGCTACTCTGATGACATTACATACTGTATGCCATAATGAATGCCACAAAAACGCACAGTCACTATGTATTAATTAGCACACATTTATGTATTCCAATTTGTTTAAATAATGAGGGAAGACAGACAAGCAAGCCAACAATGACAAGGATTGAGGTGAATGCCAGCCATGGCAGACATGCAAGTGTCCTGGGAGCAGAGACCAGCTCTGCCAATCAGCAAATGGGTCAACAAATGGACAGCAGAGAGAGGTTAAAGACGACTGTACTggggacaaagaaaaaaacacccaaaagacAGAGGTTGTAAAATCACCTGACTGTGGGATAAGAAATGAGTGTCCAAAAAGATACCCATTTGGGGACTTAagtttcaaatttttaatttcaAAGCCTTGCACTGggggttcatacctataatcctagctattcgagaggctgagatccaaggatcaccgTTCAAgaacagactgggcaggaaagctcacgaATCTCAaacttaccaccaaaaagccagaagtagagctgtggctcaagtggtagagcaccagctttgagtgaaagacctgagggacagcatctagaccctgagttcaagcacagtaacagcaccccccaccccaatgtCCAGATGAAGATGTTCTTAAATACACTGTACTTCTTAAATAGGATATGCTTGCTATGAACATTTTGGTAATAGATGCTGAAGTAGATGTAAAATAAAGTAAGCATGATATTAATCCAACACGTCAGACATTACTTATCTCACACAACTTCCTTTAAGTTTTGTTGTTACTTTATTCTACAGTTAAATACAGGTACTCAATATAATATGGTAGGTATAGTATTTGCACATAACCTACACTTATCCTGCAATATCATTTATATCATTTCTAGACTGCTTTTAACACATATTTAGTGCAACACAGCTGTTTCAGAAATGCCAAGAAAAAGTCTATTCGGTACAAATGCTCCTAAATATCCTCAGCTCTTAATCGGCTGACTGCTGACGTAGATACAGAGGATGCTTTTCTCCATTTTTGTACTTACACCACAGTTAAACTAGAGGAGATTTTCTATGAATATATTCAGGTTCTTACCATTATCTATTCTATGTGCCACAGTGCTATACTGCAATAAAGTATCATTGTAAGAAGACTATCTTCAAGATAGATTCTTCCTGCTATTTCCTGCCAGCCATATCCTCAAGGTGCCCTTGAGCCTTAAACAGTTATCATTCTGACTTAAAGATGGCTGTCTACCTAAGCAGTAATATCTGACATGGAAAACAATACTGAAAACTTGCTCCTTAACCACACACAACTCCCTGGTAGAGTGTGCTGCTCCTGCCCCGCTGTAACTACAatagagagaagggaaaaatagGTTTGGCATGCTGTCTTGGGCAAGTTACTCAATTCCTATGTATTATGAGGCTGATAGAATCTGACTCCCAGACTTGCTATAAAACCTGCTCCATAAATTCTAGGTATTATTAGGATTTTATTACCATCTCTATCATTCCATTCCCTTTAACTTCATACTCAGTAGATTCTCCATTACTAGTTAGGTACAATTCTATTTTCCCAAACAATATACAATGGCTATTTCTCATGTTCATGGTTATTCTCCATCTCATCCCTGGAGTAAATTCCCACTGGGAGTCCTATTCCTCACAGGAGGCAGAATTAAAATTCCAGGCCTACCCTCCAACTAGAATACTGACAGAAATGCAGGAATGTAAGCCAGATACGCACATGCCAGACTACTATTCTACTATTTGGACATCTGAGCAACATAGGATATAGGTATCAGTTCAAAGAATAAGTCaagattaacaagaaaaaaaaataggaaagaaaaaaaaagacaaaggaatgcCTAATTAAAACATTCTGAATTGTAACAGAAATTAGTTAAAAAAACAAGTCGATCCAATTTAAACGAAACAGCTAACTTAAGCAAAGGTGTTATCTTATATACAGAGCACATACATTCCATTCTACTTCCTTCAGCATGGCAGATAACTGAGGCTGTCATACTCTTCACAGTGAATTAACACAAAGCTATTTCGCTTCGACAGATGCACTTACCAGAAGGCAGGATCAATTCCATAGTTTCATCGTCATATTCTAAGTTCTTATCTGAAGGCAATTCCTCAGACTCATCAGGGTCCTCTCCCTGCTTGTGATCTGGGTAGCTACTCCTGTAACAGTAAGAAGGGGCATTTATACAATACCTCCTGCAACCTGCATTTGAAAACGTGGCATACCCACTAGCTACCTGAAAATAAGCTGCAGAGATTGCCAGCTGACAGGTTTGGTGGAAAAAGCAACTGCCAGCATTTCTCTGTAATAAAAGTAAGGAAATGACAATaacaatttgtttttcttatgttTCTATGGTTACCAAATGCAGAGGAAGAGAACACAGATCTGGGCATTCACATGAGGTCAAATGAACAATTATAAAAACAAGGTCAAGAATGGTGCTCCCATCAGAACTCGATGATAATAGCAATGTTCTCTGTGTCTCACATAGACACAGGAGCTTCTAGCACTCAGGGTAGTATAATTGAAaagctgaaattttaatttttctttagctCATTAAAATAGCTACCCAGTAATTACCATGCTGGACAGTGCAGTTCTAGAGACTTTCTATGTAACTAGAAatgtccataaattcatatttatACATACTGGTGGTCATTGACTGaacaaatatacaataaaatattaacagcCACATaatccaacagaaaaaaatggataaaCTAGATTAGATGCTTCATAAAGAGAACTCCAAGTGACTAGTTAAAATAGGAAAAGGCTCTTAGTTTCATTAGTCATTGTAAGACAGACCTACCACAGTGGCTAAAATGAAAAACTCCCCCTTACTTAAAGTAGGATTACAGAGAACCATTCTGCGAAACCACAGGACAACATCTTATAAATTTGAATAAATGTATATATCCTCTGGCCTAGCTCCTACAAACATGCTTAACACAACAGAATGAGAATGTTTGCCAGAAAACCCCAGAATGACAGAGCAAGCAGTTCTAATAGTTCACAACTGGACACCACTAAAATACTCTTAACAATGAGAATAGATGTTCTAAAACTGTAATAAGCCATATGGTAAGACTCACAAATGTAAagttaagcaaagaaaatcagacTCAGAGTACATGTCTTTACACAAGGCCCAAAAACTGGTCTATGTAGTTCTAAGTTATTCTTAGGGGATAGAAGGgataaagaaatatatacatgGAAAATGTCAAGGTATCATTAATCTTCTTGTTCCTTGATCTGTGTATTTGTCTAAATAAGACAACTTTATTATTTCAAGGCCAAACAAACTATCCCTAGTTATCTTGGGAGTAAGggattacaaataatttttttttttttttttttgccagtcctgggccttggactcagggcctgagcactgtccctggcttccctttgctcaaggctagcactctgccacttgagccacagcgccacttctggccattttctatatatgtggtgctggggaatcaaacccagtgcttcatgtatacgaggcaagcaaagcactcttgccactaggccatatccccagcccctacaaataatttttaactgATGAATTTACATAACGTGAACAACTGCAGATAGTAAGCACTCAATAAGGGTTTCTATTTTCCAAGTTTTCTTCACTGAGCCTCAGCAAGTTTTGCTTTTAAGGCAATTTTAATATTCACTTTTATAAAGGCTCATTCGATTTCTAGGAGCCAATAGAAAAACTGTAACTCTAAATAACAAATCCTCATTTGGATAAAGGGAAATTCACCTCTTGGCTCAAATTACAAAATTTTCATTCAAACTAACAATCTGAGCAACACTGTCACTAAGcaataataacagtaacaaaaaGACCTAAGCTACATAGATTTTAagagacaataaataaaacataaaatgtgaaATGGCAGGAAGGGTTAtgagaacaaatgaaagaaaaaaacaagattaGGGAGCTGTTCCAATCTTATGAAAATTTCAAGGCCACAGTGGGTAGTATTTACTTATGCCAAGCCCTGCAAGAAAGGAGGGGACAAATGTCATATGAGTAATCTGAACAAAGGTTATACACAAAGACAACAGAAAGTACAAAGGTCCTGGGATATTAGAATCATGAGgaacaaacaacagaaaacaccAGGACCATGACAGGGCTCATAGGTCTTTTATTATGAGAGGAAGCACTTGGAAGATTGAGCAGAGCCTACCTGACTTAACGTTACGATCCCTTTGTCTAGCCGATTTTTGAGGTGTTTGAACGAGAAGGACAGAGTAACAATTTCCTTTGGGAGAAATAGGTTAGGGTGCATAGCAGAATCCAAAGTGCGGACGACGTACCAAAATGGCGAGGAGAGCTTGGAATGCAACTCTGGAGTTAAGGAGAAGACTATAGTTGGGACATTAACCTGGGAGTCATGAGTCTacacaaataatgaaaattatgaGAACAGGTAGAAAGCTAAAGGCCCTATATAGGGAGCAGCTATAGACTGAGAGGTCACACTCAACAGTGCCAACATGCCAAGCCAGCCAGGACTTAGTCTGTGGTGTTGCTGTGACCACTCCGGATTAGAACATCGGTCAAAAGGTCATCAACactggaaccaggtaacttgaggggataggtgggggtgggagagatggggaagacccatggatggggggaggagggcactGATCAAGACGGATTCTGCTCACAAgcagacatgttgaattgaaactgctTGCATATgtacttacagatttttttttttaatgacacgaAAGTAAAACAGGTTCTGTTTGGGGGTGGGCATCACTGGATGGGAAAGCATGAAAGGAAAGGGTATGTGAGGATTGCCTGCTGAGGCTGGTTGCTTACATATACAAAAACAAGCAATAAAACCTACTGAGGTTGTTTTAGAAAAGGGAGGTGGGCAAGGAAGTGATAAAGCGTTGAATCTGGTTGGGATATACTGTATGTATATACGGAAAATGTACGCACAAGTCACATAGGCTAATAAAAGTTGTATGAAAAAAACACTGCTGGCTGACAGGAAACTTGAGATGGATAAATACAATTCATTGCCAGAAGAAGGGTGCTTTCCACCTCCTAAAGACACGAATTCATCTTCTCCACTGCTATCACCACTAACTGCCAAAATAGGGCAGACCCAAGATCTCAACTGAAAAAAAGTGAGGAGTCAGTgtgaaaatgcaaaaagaaacttAGAAAGATTaaaacttttttggttttgtcagtcctggagttgggacttggggcctgagcatcatccttggcttcttttttgctcaaggctagcactctacctcttgagccatagtgccacttccggctttttttgtttatgtagtgctgaggagtcgaacccagggcttcgtgcatgctaggcaagcactctaccgctaagctacattcccagcccagattaaaACTTTTCTAAACATCTGTACCACTTGGGCTATACATGCTTGGCTGCTAATTATATACATTTACTTATctcttacatcactttgacaagaatcATTGTTAATGAGCACTAATACTCCCAAAGTTATTCTGTTACTTTTTTTGTAGTACTACAGTGTAATTTTATATCTTTAAAGCTGCTTTACAAAACAGAATAGCTCTATATTTTAACAAGACCAAAAACTCTTGCAAAAAATCTTTACATGTTATCTATAGaactaaattaaaaagaagcagcctaacctgaaaaaaaaaaaagagcactaaTACTGTTGCCTAATGTACAAAGTGTTCAGGATTCTAATAAAATCACCAATGGAATAATCTACCAAATGCCAAGATCAGGCCAAGCTTAACAACCATTTCAATCTCTTTACAAGACAGCTTGTGACTCAAAGTCTCAGGAAACCCAAAACATAAAACCTAATTTTCATTCTACGTTCACTAAGAAACTGACAAAATTGATGCCTTCTAACAACCAGTCAGCTAGGCTGCAATCTAAGCCCAAGATCTTTTCTTTCCTAGATGTGTTAAACTAAATTCTTGGCTCACAGAGAGCTGTTATAAGGGTTAAGAATTTAGCATACAATATCACCTCAATGCAAATAAGATGTCAAGTCATTTCACCGAACCCCAAACTTACCTAAAATCATAAAAGTCTGCAAATTCCAAAGCAGCATCCCCATCTGTGAAGAGCTTACAGTGGCTTTTGTCATTCATGTGGGCCTGTACTGCTTCTGTGGAGTAGAAGGACTTCCCTTTCTCGTTGCACCACAAGCAAATCTTGCCAACACCAACTTTCTCTCCTAATCAAACCatttgaggaaaagaaagaaaaaagtttgaaagaaaaaagtttgCATTTTTTTGCAACTGCTCTGAGTCTCACTTATCTCTCCAACTCAAAAGAAGTTTGTTTTCACAAAGTAAGCAAATTACTAAATCAAAGGctgaggagaaaaacaaaatggatgtTTTAAGACTCATTTAGTTGCCCCCAGTCCTGGTAACATGGTATTTCCTAATTAAGAGGAAAACTGACTAGGCCCCTGTGAAAAGCAGAGACGGGAGGATCCCAGCCCAGGCACATATGCGATCCCTTTTCAAGCAATAGCTGGGTGTAATGATAACACTGTCATCCCAGGAGGCAGAGTGTGAGAGCACTGGAATTTCAGGGTATTCCAGGAAGGAAAGCCTAAGACTCCCATCTGTACAGTtgagcatggtagcacatgcctgttatCACAGCTACAAATGGAAAACATAAAATAGGTAGATTGTAACCCAGTCACACACCTGGGCAGAAAGTaagaccctatgtcaaaaataacTAGTGCATAAAAgagctagagacatggctcaatagtgagcacctacttagcaagcacaaggcctgagttcaaattccagtgttGCTGGAGGGCAGGGTGGGTGAGGAAGACATCACCATTATACTTACCCAAATATTTAATCAATCCCTTCAGGTCTGAAAGATATTCTATATCAGGGATAAAGAAGCTGTGGATTTTAGTCATGTGAGCCACATTCTTCATGAGGGAGCTTGAATGATGGGAACAAAACAAGCAGTCTGTTATTGGGATGGCACCGGGGGGCGGgccttccccagcctcctcctcctcctctgcttcctgctccTCCAGGTCATCCATCACTTCAGTATCCTCACATTCCACGTCCTCCTCAGAATCCATGTCTTCCCAGTCTTCAAGCCAAAGTGTCAAGAAGCAGAGTTAATTTATGAAAAGTGGTAACCACAGTTAAGACAACAGAGTGACTCAGATGACAAGGCTGGTATGCAGGGCACATGGTACCCATGACATCCCCTTCCCCCTGAAAACCAATCTTTTCAATGCAGCGGCTCACTAACCACAGAAACGGTTGTATAGCTAAGAAACTtcttaaactttattttcaaGTATGCGGGTAAACTCTTGCACAGTAAAACTCTGTGCTTTCCTATCCTCACCCAACGTGGGACACGAGTAATCTCACATGTTTTTATGAACGACTCAACAATGCCTAACACTTCACAGGGAGGTTTCCATGCATGTGCATGGTGGTGGCGTACGTGTTACATGTTCATGTAACATACGTTCTTAAGTTTCAATGTATGTTCCCTTCCATGCTGAAACCCCTACTGAGAATATTAACTGGTGTCTAGGAGGTCATAAAAGCTCTGTCCTTTTATAAAAGAGTTTGTAGGAACTAATTATCCCCATTTTTGACGTTTGTTCCTTCTCCATGCGATGACAACTCCTGTCACTTTTCTGCCTTTCCCATCATGAGAGCAGATTATGAGAAAACCTCACTATGGATTAGACTCTGGCCAGACACTGAATATACCAGTACCCTCATTTATGGCTTCCCACCCTCCAAAAGTTTGGGAAAATAAATTTACAGCTGTCCCAGCCTCGGGCATTTTGTCATAGACGCACAGATGGACTAAGATATGAACACATACATTATTAGTGCTAGGACATGAGGTGATGGGAGTAATAAACAGGTCATAAAGCCAAAGAGGGTAAGTTGCTAGCTCAGGCTCCACATTTCCGGTTTGCAAGCAGATTTAAATACTAAACCAGTACAATAGCAAGCCCAGTATCTATACCAGAAGTCGGCCAACAGCACTCAAGTCGTCCTAGCACAGGCCAAAAGACACAATTTGTCTCTATCATAGTTACCCCATACCTTCTCTTTTTTCCAGATAAGGTTTTAGACCCTGAATCTACTACATAGAACCAAACAGCTAAACCACCCTCACACTGGATCTGGAGGCATTCCACAAGcagcagagcaccagcccagcaagcccaaagtcctgagttcaattcccagtaaaccaaaaagcaagcaagcaaaaaaaaataaaataaaataaacaaaagcccCATCAGTGGGTGTAGTGGTCCAGGCTAGGAATCTCAGGTTGGGGGagctgagacaggaagactgTAGGATCCAAGCCAATGTGTGCAACTTAGTCCCGTCGCCAAATGAAAAATAGAGTTGAAGGGCCTGGTGATGTATGTAGCTGGGTGGTAGGGTGcttcgcctagcatgcatgttgCCCTAAGTTCCACCTTAGCAATAACaacagtaacaataacaacagtAATTTAAGCAACAACAACATACTCAGGGATAAAACTGGAAGCCTAAGCTTTCAGAAATTTGGGGGCCAGTTTCCGGTCCCCTTCGCCCCCAGCCAGGCCCCTCACCGTCCGCGTccaggtcctcctcctcctcctcctcctcgccttgCTGCCGGGCCAGCTTTTTCGCCTGCTGTTCAAACCACTGGAGCCGGGGCGGTTTCTCCGCCGGGTCTCGGTCGTGGGTCCCGCGGGCAGCGGCGGCCACCGCCACGGCCCCGGTGGAGTCGAGGGGCGCCGGGGGCGCTTTCTTGGGGGACGTGGAGGGCTGCGCCTTGATGGCCTGCTGGATGGCGGCGTTCACGGCGTCCTTGTCCACGCTGTCCACGCCCAGGCCCTTCTCCAGGTTCTTCTCGTTCATCATCTCCACTTTCCGGCTCACGGCCTGCACCGCCCGCTTCTCCAGCTCCACGTGCCGCCGGGACCGGAGGTGGTTCTCGTAGGCGTTGAAGGAGGCGAACCTCTTGCTGCAGACGGTGCAGTAGGTGGCCGAGCCCCGGGCCTCGGCCGCCGCCCCGGCGCGCTGCGCCTGGACGCGCTCCTGGAAGCCCTCGGCCGTCACCGGCGCCATGCCCGCCACCTTGCGCCGCAGGTTGTAGCGGTGCCAGTCGGTCTTGTAGTGGGCCCGCTGCAGCTCCGCGTCGCGGAACGCCACC
Proteins encoded in this window:
- the Znf622 gene encoding zinc finger protein 622 — encoded protein: MATYTCITCRVAFRDAELQRAHYKTDWHRYNLRRKVAGMAPVTAEGFQERVQAQRAGAAAEARGSATYCTVCSKRFASFNAYENHLRSRRHVELEKRAVQAVSRKVEMMNEKNLEKGLGVDSVDKDAVNAAIQQAIKAQPSTSPKKAPPAPLDSTGAVAVAAAARGTHDRDPAEKPPRLQWFEQQAKKLARQQGEEEEEEEDLDADDWEDMDSEEDVECEDTEVMDDLEEQEAEEEEEAGEGPPPGAIPITDCLFCSHHSSSLMKNVAHMTKIHSFFIPDIEYLSDLKGLIKYLGEKVGVGKICLWCNEKGKSFYSTEAVQAHMNDKSHCKLFTDGDAALEFADFYDFRSSYPDHKQGEDPDESEELPSDKNLEYDDETMELILPSGARVGHRSLMRYYKQRFGVSRAVAVAKNQKAVGRVLQQYRALGWTGSTGAALVRERDMQYVQRMKSKWMLKTGMKNNATKQMHFRAQVRF